In Calliopsis andreniformis isolate RMS-2024a chromosome 8, iyCalAndr_principal, whole genome shotgun sequence, one DNA window encodes the following:
- the Fer gene encoding tyrosine-protein kinase Fer isoform X2, whose product MGFSTSLQGQASHEALLGRQDAEIKLLETMRRCLTIKVKSDREYASTITSLALQGKKIERNEDLVGSLITQSWKDIMDSIDQTAKLIKQQADSIEAIVVEHIITLCSERRRARKLYQEEQTWLNNQFQQLTEDVARKKMEYQKNLEMYKLMRSRFEEHYIKSGRVGRKLDDVREKYQKACRKLHLTHNEYVLLLGAVTECEHDLRTCYLPSLLHRQQTIHQEFITSWKAILQDIAKYSDFTTDKFQEVHLRMQKAVDSVKPIDEYKDFIGKHRTRPASPIRFTFDENLVDDTSGKLLPNKLTVDNLTIDWLRSRLTELETSLKATQQSRQNPQHPSENNSDSRISILDYSREREELRLRCQEKKLQRQVDVIRAALNELGCEELPLGYDLSMESSFTDTSTINKKNTVANIGLCTLRRNHRFMTLFRSPFKSLPTINYTKDGTIRSRSEGPTSKADNTLPVASLRGISHLMSSQKGNGNGDLMEEEWFHGVLPREEVVRLLVNEGDFLVRETTRNDECQIVLSVCWDGHKHFIVQTTSEGHYRFEGPTFPSIQELIRHQWVSGLPVTSRSGAILKTPILRERWELNNDDVILLEKIGRGNFGDVYKAQLKTCKTEVAVKTCKVTLPDEQKRKFLQEGRILKQYDHPNIVKLIGICVQKQPIMIVMELVPGGSLLTYLRKNASSITQQEQLRMCKDAAAGMRYLESKYCIHRDLAARNCLVGYESIVKISDFGMSREEEEYIVSDGMKQIPIKWTAPEALNFGKYTSLCDVWSYGVLTWEIFSKGGNPYSGMSNSQAREKIDAGYRMPAPENTPEEIYRLMLRCWEYEPEKRPHFDQIYTVVETLSQAYL is encoded by the exons ATGGGCTTTTCCACGAGTTTACAAGGCCAAGCGTCTCATGAGGCGTTGTTAGGTCGTCAGGATGCTGAAATTAAGCTTCTCGAAACGATGAGACGATGCCTAACGATAAAAGTTAAATCAGACCGTGAATACGCTTCAACGATTACATCCTTGGCTCTGCAGGGGAAGAAGATTGAACGCAATGAGGATCTTGTTGGTAGTTTGATAACACAG AGTTGGAAAGATATCATGGATTCTATAGATCAGACTGCTAAATTGATCAAACAACAAGCAGATTCTATAGAAGCTATAGTAGTAGAGCATATCATTACTTTGTGTTCCGAAAGAAGAAGGGCTAGAAAACTATATCAAGAGGAACAAACATGGTTGAATAATCAGTTTCAACAG TTAACCGAAGATGTTGCTAGGAAAAAAATGGAATATCAGAAGAATCTGGAAATGTATAAGCTGATGAGATCCCGCTTTGAAGAACATTATATTAAAT CGGGTAGAGTTGGTAGAAAATTGGATGACGTAAGGGAAAAGTATCAAAAAGCTTGTAGGAAACTTCATCTTACTCACAACGAATATGTCTTACTTTTGGGTGCTGTAACAGAATGTGAACATGATTTGAGAACTTGTTATCTACCGAGTTTACTTCATCGACAACAAACAATCCATCAAGAATTTATAACATCATG GAAAGCCATACTTCAGGACATAGCTAAGTATTCAGACTTTACAACAGATAAGTTCCAAGAGGTGCACCTGCGAATGCAAAAGGCTGTTGATTCTGTGAAACCTATAGACGAGTACAAGGATTTTATAGGGAAGCATAG AACGCGACCAGCATCGCCGATAAGATTTACTTTCGACGAGAACCTTGTAGATGATACTTCGGGAAAATTATTACCAAATAAATTAACGGTAGACAATTTAACGATAGACTGGTTACGAAGTCGGTTAACGGAGCTGGAGACTTCTCTGAAAGCAACACAACAGAGTCGACAAAATCCTCAGCATCCGTCCGAAAACAATAGTGATTCTAG AATTTCAATTCTGGACTATTCTCGTGAGAGAGAGGAATTGCGATTACGCTGTCAGGAAAAAAAGCTTCAACGACAAGTGGACGTTATCAGAGCTGCATTAAACGAGCTAGGTTGTGAAGAATTACCATTAGGATATGATCTTTCAATGGAGAGTTCTTTCACAGATACATCTACTATTAATAAG AAAAATACAGTTGCAAATATCGGTTTATGTACGTTAAGAAGGAATCACCGATTCATGACACTGTTTAGATCTCCCTTCAAATCTTTGCCAACGATAAACTATACGAAAGATGGAACAATTAGATCGCGTAGCGAAGGTCCTACATCAAAAGCAGATAATACTTTACCAGTT GCATCGTTACGCGGTATATCGCACTTAATGTCTAGCCAGAAGGGAAATGGAAACGGTGATCTTATGGAAGAAGAATGGTTTCATGGCGTACTGCCAAGGGAAGAAGTGGTAAGATTACTTGTAAATGAAGGAGATTTTTTAGTACGTGAAACGACTAGAAATGATGAGTGTCAAATTGTTTTATCCGTCTGCTGGGATGGGCATAAACATTTCATTGTACAAACAACTAGTGAA GGACATTACAGATTCGAAGGTCCAACGTTTCCCTCGATTCAAGAGTTAATTAGACATCAGTGGGTGTCTGGATtacccgtaactagtcgatctggagcTATTTTGAAAACGCCGATTTTACGTGAACGTTGGGAACTTAATAACGACGATGTAATTCTTCTAGAAAAGATAGGACGG GGTAACTTTGGAGATGTATATAAAGCGCAACTGAAAACTTGTAAGACTGAAGTGGCTGTAAAAACTTGTAAAGTAACATTGCCGGATGAACAGAAACGAAAGTTCTTGCAAGAAGGACGAATATTGAAGCAATACGATCATCCAAACATAGTAAAACTTATTGGAATATGCGTTCAGAAACAGCCTATCATGATCGTTATGGAATTAGTACCTG GTGGTTCGTTGTTAACTTATTTAAGGAAAAATGCTAGCAGCATCACGCAACAAGAACAGCTTCGTATGTGTAAAGATGCTGCGGCAGGTATGCGCTATTTGGAATCTAAATATTGTATTCATAGAGACTTAGCAGCCCGAAATTGTCTCGTAG GATACGAGTCCATAGTAAAAATTTCAGATTTTGGAATGTCACGGGAAGAGGAAGAGTACATAGTTTCAGACGGTATGAAACAAATTCCAATTAAATGGACtgcgccggaagcattaaatttTG GTAAATACACCTCCCTGTGCGATGTATGGAGCTATGGAGTTTTAACGTgggaaatattttcaaaaggtGGAAACCCTTATAGCGGAATGTCCAACTCGCAAGCTCGTGAGAAGATAGATGCAG GATATCGAATGCCAGCTCCAGAAAATACACCTGAAGAAATATATCGCCTAATGTTACGATGTTGGGAATACGAACCAGAGAAACGTCCTCATTTCGATCAGATATACACCGTCGTCGAGACTTTATCTCAAGCATATTTATGA
- the Fer gene encoding tyrosine-protein kinase Fer isoform X1 has product MGFSTSLQGQASHEALLGRQDAEIKLLETMRRCLTIKVKSDREYASTITSLALQGKKIERNEDLVGSLITQSWKDIMDSIDQTAKLIKQQADSIEAIVVEHIITLCSERRRARKLYQEEQTWLNNQFQQLTEDVARKKMEYQKNLEMYKLMRSRFEEHYIKSGRVGRKLDDVREKYQKACRKLHLTHNEYVLLLGAVTECEHDLRTCYLPSLLHRQQTIHQEFITSWKAILQDIAKYSDFTTDKFQEVHLRMQKAVDSVKPIDEYKDFIGKHRTRPASPIRFTFDENLVDDTSGKLLPNKLTVDNLTIDWLRSRLTELETSLKATQQSRQNPQHPSENNSDSRISILDYSREREELRLRCQEKKLQRQVDVIRAALNELGCEELPLGYDLSMESSFTDTSTINKLALPLPFQKNTVANIGLCTLRRNHRFMTLFRSPFKSLPTINYTKDGTIRSRSEGPTSKADNTLPVASLRGISHLMSSQKGNGNGDLMEEEWFHGVLPREEVVRLLVNEGDFLVRETTRNDECQIVLSVCWDGHKHFIVQTTSEGHYRFEGPTFPSIQELIRHQWVSGLPVTSRSGAILKTPILRERWELNNDDVILLEKIGRGNFGDVYKAQLKTCKTEVAVKTCKVTLPDEQKRKFLQEGRILKQYDHPNIVKLIGICVQKQPIMIVMELVPGGSLLTYLRKNASSITQQEQLRMCKDAAAGMRYLESKYCIHRDLAARNCLVGYESIVKISDFGMSREEEEYIVSDGMKQIPIKWTAPEALNFGKYTSLCDVWSYGVLTWEIFSKGGNPYSGMSNSQAREKIDAGYRMPAPENTPEEIYRLMLRCWEYEPEKRPHFDQIYTVVETLSQAYL; this is encoded by the exons ATGGGCTTTTCCACGAGTTTACAAGGCCAAGCGTCTCATGAGGCGTTGTTAGGTCGTCAGGATGCTGAAATTAAGCTTCTCGAAACGATGAGACGATGCCTAACGATAAAAGTTAAATCAGACCGTGAATACGCTTCAACGATTACATCCTTGGCTCTGCAGGGGAAGAAGATTGAACGCAATGAGGATCTTGTTGGTAGTTTGATAACACAG AGTTGGAAAGATATCATGGATTCTATAGATCAGACTGCTAAATTGATCAAACAACAAGCAGATTCTATAGAAGCTATAGTAGTAGAGCATATCATTACTTTGTGTTCCGAAAGAAGAAGGGCTAGAAAACTATATCAAGAGGAACAAACATGGTTGAATAATCAGTTTCAACAG TTAACCGAAGATGTTGCTAGGAAAAAAATGGAATATCAGAAGAATCTGGAAATGTATAAGCTGATGAGATCCCGCTTTGAAGAACATTATATTAAAT CGGGTAGAGTTGGTAGAAAATTGGATGACGTAAGGGAAAAGTATCAAAAAGCTTGTAGGAAACTTCATCTTACTCACAACGAATATGTCTTACTTTTGGGTGCTGTAACAGAATGTGAACATGATTTGAGAACTTGTTATCTACCGAGTTTACTTCATCGACAACAAACAATCCATCAAGAATTTATAACATCATG GAAAGCCATACTTCAGGACATAGCTAAGTATTCAGACTTTACAACAGATAAGTTCCAAGAGGTGCACCTGCGAATGCAAAAGGCTGTTGATTCTGTGAAACCTATAGACGAGTACAAGGATTTTATAGGGAAGCATAG AACGCGACCAGCATCGCCGATAAGATTTACTTTCGACGAGAACCTTGTAGATGATACTTCGGGAAAATTATTACCAAATAAATTAACGGTAGACAATTTAACGATAGACTGGTTACGAAGTCGGTTAACGGAGCTGGAGACTTCTCTGAAAGCAACACAACAGAGTCGACAAAATCCTCAGCATCCGTCCGAAAACAATAGTGATTCTAG AATTTCAATTCTGGACTATTCTCGTGAGAGAGAGGAATTGCGATTACGCTGTCAGGAAAAAAAGCTTCAACGACAAGTGGACGTTATCAGAGCTGCATTAAACGAGCTAGGTTGTGAAGAATTACCATTAGGATATGATCTTTCAATGGAGAGTTCTTTCACAGATACATCTACTATTAATAAG TTAGCATTACCACTACCCTTCCAGAAAAATACAGTTGCAAATATCGGTTTATGTACGTTAAGAAGGAATCACCGATTCATGACACTGTTTAGATCTCCCTTCAAATCTTTGCCAACGATAAACTATACGAAAGATGGAACAATTAGATCGCGTAGCGAAGGTCCTACATCAAAAGCAGATAATACTTTACCAGTT GCATCGTTACGCGGTATATCGCACTTAATGTCTAGCCAGAAGGGAAATGGAAACGGTGATCTTATGGAAGAAGAATGGTTTCATGGCGTACTGCCAAGGGAAGAAGTGGTAAGATTACTTGTAAATGAAGGAGATTTTTTAGTACGTGAAACGACTAGAAATGATGAGTGTCAAATTGTTTTATCCGTCTGCTGGGATGGGCATAAACATTTCATTGTACAAACAACTAGTGAA GGACATTACAGATTCGAAGGTCCAACGTTTCCCTCGATTCAAGAGTTAATTAGACATCAGTGGGTGTCTGGATtacccgtaactagtcgatctggagcTATTTTGAAAACGCCGATTTTACGTGAACGTTGGGAACTTAATAACGACGATGTAATTCTTCTAGAAAAGATAGGACGG GGTAACTTTGGAGATGTATATAAAGCGCAACTGAAAACTTGTAAGACTGAAGTGGCTGTAAAAACTTGTAAAGTAACATTGCCGGATGAACAGAAACGAAAGTTCTTGCAAGAAGGACGAATATTGAAGCAATACGATCATCCAAACATAGTAAAACTTATTGGAATATGCGTTCAGAAACAGCCTATCATGATCGTTATGGAATTAGTACCTG GTGGTTCGTTGTTAACTTATTTAAGGAAAAATGCTAGCAGCATCACGCAACAAGAACAGCTTCGTATGTGTAAAGATGCTGCGGCAGGTATGCGCTATTTGGAATCTAAATATTGTATTCATAGAGACTTAGCAGCCCGAAATTGTCTCGTAG GATACGAGTCCATAGTAAAAATTTCAGATTTTGGAATGTCACGGGAAGAGGAAGAGTACATAGTTTCAGACGGTATGAAACAAATTCCAATTAAATGGACtgcgccggaagcattaaatttTG GTAAATACACCTCCCTGTGCGATGTATGGAGCTATGGAGTTTTAACGTgggaaatattttcaaaaggtGGAAACCCTTATAGCGGAATGTCCAACTCGCAAGCTCGTGAGAAGATAGATGCAG GATATCGAATGCCAGCTCCAGAAAATACACCTGAAGAAATATATCGCCTAATGTTACGATGTTGGGAATACGAACCAGAGAAACGTCCTCATTTCGATCAGATATACACCGTCGTCGAGACTTTATCTCAAGCATATTTATGA
- the Fer gene encoding tyrosine-protein kinase Fer isoform X3: MGFSTSLQGQASHEALLGRQDAEIKLLETMRRCLTIKVKSDREYASTITSLALQGKKIERNEDLVGSLITQSWKDIMDSIDQTAKLIKQQADSIEAIVVEHIITLCSERRRARKLYQEEQTWLNNQFQQLTEDVARKKMEYQKNLEMYKLMRSRFEEHYIKSGRVGRKLDDVREKYQKACRKLHLTHNEYVLLLGAVTECEHDLRTCYLPSLLHRQQTIHQEFITSWKAILQDIAKYSDFTTDKFQEVHLRMQKAVDSVKPIDEYKDFIGKHRTRPASPIRFTFDENLVDDTSGKLLPNKLTVDNLTIDWLRSRLTELETSLKATQQSRQNPQHPSENNSDSRISILDYSREREELRLRCQEKKLQRQVDVIRAALNELGCEELPLGYDLSMESSFTDTSTINKASLRGISHLMSSQKGNGNGDLMEEEWFHGVLPREEVVRLLVNEGDFLVRETTRNDECQIVLSVCWDGHKHFIVQTTSEGHYRFEGPTFPSIQELIRHQWVSGLPVTSRSGAILKTPILRERWELNNDDVILLEKIGRGNFGDVYKAQLKTCKTEVAVKTCKVTLPDEQKRKFLQEGRILKQYDHPNIVKLIGICVQKQPIMIVMELVPGGSLLTYLRKNASSITQQEQLRMCKDAAAGMRYLESKYCIHRDLAARNCLVGYESIVKISDFGMSREEEEYIVSDGMKQIPIKWTAPEALNFGKYTSLCDVWSYGVLTWEIFSKGGNPYSGMSNSQAREKIDAGYRMPAPENTPEEIYRLMLRCWEYEPEKRPHFDQIYTVVETLSQAYL; this comes from the exons ATGGGCTTTTCCACGAGTTTACAAGGCCAAGCGTCTCATGAGGCGTTGTTAGGTCGTCAGGATGCTGAAATTAAGCTTCTCGAAACGATGAGACGATGCCTAACGATAAAAGTTAAATCAGACCGTGAATACGCTTCAACGATTACATCCTTGGCTCTGCAGGGGAAGAAGATTGAACGCAATGAGGATCTTGTTGGTAGTTTGATAACACAG AGTTGGAAAGATATCATGGATTCTATAGATCAGACTGCTAAATTGATCAAACAACAAGCAGATTCTATAGAAGCTATAGTAGTAGAGCATATCATTACTTTGTGTTCCGAAAGAAGAAGGGCTAGAAAACTATATCAAGAGGAACAAACATGGTTGAATAATCAGTTTCAACAG TTAACCGAAGATGTTGCTAGGAAAAAAATGGAATATCAGAAGAATCTGGAAATGTATAAGCTGATGAGATCCCGCTTTGAAGAACATTATATTAAAT CGGGTAGAGTTGGTAGAAAATTGGATGACGTAAGGGAAAAGTATCAAAAAGCTTGTAGGAAACTTCATCTTACTCACAACGAATATGTCTTACTTTTGGGTGCTGTAACAGAATGTGAACATGATTTGAGAACTTGTTATCTACCGAGTTTACTTCATCGACAACAAACAATCCATCAAGAATTTATAACATCATG GAAAGCCATACTTCAGGACATAGCTAAGTATTCAGACTTTACAACAGATAAGTTCCAAGAGGTGCACCTGCGAATGCAAAAGGCTGTTGATTCTGTGAAACCTATAGACGAGTACAAGGATTTTATAGGGAAGCATAG AACGCGACCAGCATCGCCGATAAGATTTACTTTCGACGAGAACCTTGTAGATGATACTTCGGGAAAATTATTACCAAATAAATTAACGGTAGACAATTTAACGATAGACTGGTTACGAAGTCGGTTAACGGAGCTGGAGACTTCTCTGAAAGCAACACAACAGAGTCGACAAAATCCTCAGCATCCGTCCGAAAACAATAGTGATTCTAG AATTTCAATTCTGGACTATTCTCGTGAGAGAGAGGAATTGCGATTACGCTGTCAGGAAAAAAAGCTTCAACGACAAGTGGACGTTATCAGAGCTGCATTAAACGAGCTAGGTTGTGAAGAATTACCATTAGGATATGATCTTTCAATGGAGAGTTCTTTCACAGATACATCTACTATTAATAAG GCATCGTTACGCGGTATATCGCACTTAATGTCTAGCCAGAAGGGAAATGGAAACGGTGATCTTATGGAAGAAGAATGGTTTCATGGCGTACTGCCAAGGGAAGAAGTGGTAAGATTACTTGTAAATGAAGGAGATTTTTTAGTACGTGAAACGACTAGAAATGATGAGTGTCAAATTGTTTTATCCGTCTGCTGGGATGGGCATAAACATTTCATTGTACAAACAACTAGTGAA GGACATTACAGATTCGAAGGTCCAACGTTTCCCTCGATTCAAGAGTTAATTAGACATCAGTGGGTGTCTGGATtacccgtaactagtcgatctggagcTATTTTGAAAACGCCGATTTTACGTGAACGTTGGGAACTTAATAACGACGATGTAATTCTTCTAGAAAAGATAGGACGG GGTAACTTTGGAGATGTATATAAAGCGCAACTGAAAACTTGTAAGACTGAAGTGGCTGTAAAAACTTGTAAAGTAACATTGCCGGATGAACAGAAACGAAAGTTCTTGCAAGAAGGACGAATATTGAAGCAATACGATCATCCAAACATAGTAAAACTTATTGGAATATGCGTTCAGAAACAGCCTATCATGATCGTTATGGAATTAGTACCTG GTGGTTCGTTGTTAACTTATTTAAGGAAAAATGCTAGCAGCATCACGCAACAAGAACAGCTTCGTATGTGTAAAGATGCTGCGGCAGGTATGCGCTATTTGGAATCTAAATATTGTATTCATAGAGACTTAGCAGCCCGAAATTGTCTCGTAG GATACGAGTCCATAGTAAAAATTTCAGATTTTGGAATGTCACGGGAAGAGGAAGAGTACATAGTTTCAGACGGTATGAAACAAATTCCAATTAAATGGACtgcgccggaagcattaaatttTG GTAAATACACCTCCCTGTGCGATGTATGGAGCTATGGAGTTTTAACGTgggaaatattttcaaaaggtGGAAACCCTTATAGCGGAATGTCCAACTCGCAAGCTCGTGAGAAGATAGATGCAG GATATCGAATGCCAGCTCCAGAAAATACACCTGAAGAAATATATCGCCTAATGTTACGATGTTGGGAATACGAACCAGAGAAACGTCCTCATTTCGATCAGATATACACCGTCGTCGAGACTTTATCTCAAGCATATTTATGA
- the Fer gene encoding tyrosine-protein kinase Fer isoform X4: MQKAVDSVKPIDEYKDFIGKHRTRPASPIRFTFDENLVDDTSGKLLPNKLTVDNLTIDWLRSRLTELETSLKATQQSRQNPQHPSENNSDSRISILDYSREREELRLRCQEKKLQRQVDVIRAALNELGCEELPLGYDLSMESSFTDTSTINKLALPLPFQKNTVANIGLCTLRRNHRFMTLFRSPFKSLPTINYTKDGTIRSRSEGPTSKADNTLPVASLRGISHLMSSQKGNGNGDLMEEEWFHGVLPREEVVRLLVNEGDFLVRETTRNDECQIVLSVCWDGHKHFIVQTTSEGHYRFEGPTFPSIQELIRHQWVSGLPVTSRSGAILKTPILRERWELNNDDVILLEKIGRGNFGDVYKAQLKTCKTEVAVKTCKVTLPDEQKRKFLQEGRILKQYDHPNIVKLIGICVQKQPIMIVMELVPGGSLLTYLRKNASSITQQEQLRMCKDAAAGMRYLESKYCIHRDLAARNCLVGYESIVKISDFGMSREEEEYIVSDGMKQIPIKWTAPEALNFGKYTSLCDVWSYGVLTWEIFSKGGNPYSGMSNSQAREKIDAGYRMPAPENTPEEIYRLMLRCWEYEPEKRPHFDQIYTVVETLSQAYL; encoded by the exons ATGCAAAAGGCTGTTGATTCTGTGAAACCTATAGACGAGTACAAGGATTTTATAGGGAAGCATAG AACGCGACCAGCATCGCCGATAAGATTTACTTTCGACGAGAACCTTGTAGATGATACTTCGGGAAAATTATTACCAAATAAATTAACGGTAGACAATTTAACGATAGACTGGTTACGAAGTCGGTTAACGGAGCTGGAGACTTCTCTGAAAGCAACACAACAGAGTCGACAAAATCCTCAGCATCCGTCCGAAAACAATAGTGATTCTAG AATTTCAATTCTGGACTATTCTCGTGAGAGAGAGGAATTGCGATTACGCTGTCAGGAAAAAAAGCTTCAACGACAAGTGGACGTTATCAGAGCTGCATTAAACGAGCTAGGTTGTGAAGAATTACCATTAGGATATGATCTTTCAATGGAGAGTTCTTTCACAGATACATCTACTATTAATAAG TTAGCATTACCACTACCCTTCCAGAAAAATACAGTTGCAAATATCGGTTTATGTACGTTAAGAAGGAATCACCGATTCATGACACTGTTTAGATCTCCCTTCAAATCTTTGCCAACGATAAACTATACGAAAGATGGAACAATTAGATCGCGTAGCGAAGGTCCTACATCAAAAGCAGATAATACTTTACCAGTT GCATCGTTACGCGGTATATCGCACTTAATGTCTAGCCAGAAGGGAAATGGAAACGGTGATCTTATGGAAGAAGAATGGTTTCATGGCGTACTGCCAAGGGAAGAAGTGGTAAGATTACTTGTAAATGAAGGAGATTTTTTAGTACGTGAAACGACTAGAAATGATGAGTGTCAAATTGTTTTATCCGTCTGCTGGGATGGGCATAAACATTTCATTGTACAAACAACTAGTGAA GGACATTACAGATTCGAAGGTCCAACGTTTCCCTCGATTCAAGAGTTAATTAGACATCAGTGGGTGTCTGGATtacccgtaactagtcgatctggagcTATTTTGAAAACGCCGATTTTACGTGAACGTTGGGAACTTAATAACGACGATGTAATTCTTCTAGAAAAGATAGGACGG GGTAACTTTGGAGATGTATATAAAGCGCAACTGAAAACTTGTAAGACTGAAGTGGCTGTAAAAACTTGTAAAGTAACATTGCCGGATGAACAGAAACGAAAGTTCTTGCAAGAAGGACGAATATTGAAGCAATACGATCATCCAAACATAGTAAAACTTATTGGAATATGCGTTCAGAAACAGCCTATCATGATCGTTATGGAATTAGTACCTG GTGGTTCGTTGTTAACTTATTTAAGGAAAAATGCTAGCAGCATCACGCAACAAGAACAGCTTCGTATGTGTAAAGATGCTGCGGCAGGTATGCGCTATTTGGAATCTAAATATTGTATTCATAGAGACTTAGCAGCCCGAAATTGTCTCGTAG GATACGAGTCCATAGTAAAAATTTCAGATTTTGGAATGTCACGGGAAGAGGAAGAGTACATAGTTTCAGACGGTATGAAACAAATTCCAATTAAATGGACtgcgccggaagcattaaatttTG GTAAATACACCTCCCTGTGCGATGTATGGAGCTATGGAGTTTTAACGTgggaaatattttcaaaaggtGGAAACCCTTATAGCGGAATGTCCAACTCGCAAGCTCGTGAGAAGATAGATGCAG GATATCGAATGCCAGCTCCAGAAAATACACCTGAAGAAATATATCGCCTAATGTTACGATGTTGGGAATACGAACCAGAGAAACGTCCTCATTTCGATCAGATATACACCGTCGTCGAGACTTTATCTCAAGCATATTTATGA
- the Fer gene encoding tyrosine-protein kinase Fer isoform X5 has protein sequence MEQLDRVAKASLRGISHLMSSQKGNGNGDLMEEEWFHGVLPREEVVRLLVNEGDFLVRETTRNDECQIVLSVCWDGHKHFIVQTTSEGHYRFEGPTFPSIQELIRHQWVSGLPVTSRSGAILKTPILRERWELNNDDVILLEKIGRGNFGDVYKAQLKTCKTEVAVKTCKVTLPDEQKRKFLQEGRILKQYDHPNIVKLIGICVQKQPIMIVMELVPGGSLLTYLRKNASSITQQEQLRMCKDAAAGMRYLESKYCIHRDLAARNCLVGYESIVKISDFGMSREEEEYIVSDGMKQIPIKWTAPEALNFGKYTSLCDVWSYGVLTWEIFSKGGNPYSGMSNSQAREKIDAGYRMPAPENTPEEIYRLMLRCWEYEPEKRPHFDQIYTVVETLSQAYL, from the exons ATGGAACAATTAGATCGCGTAGCGAAG GCATCGTTACGCGGTATATCGCACTTAATGTCTAGCCAGAAGGGAAATGGAAACGGTGATCTTATGGAAGAAGAATGGTTTCATGGCGTACTGCCAAGGGAAGAAGTGGTAAGATTACTTGTAAATGAAGGAGATTTTTTAGTACGTGAAACGACTAGAAATGATGAGTGTCAAATTGTTTTATCCGTCTGCTGGGATGGGCATAAACATTTCATTGTACAAACAACTAGTGAA GGACATTACAGATTCGAAGGTCCAACGTTTCCCTCGATTCAAGAGTTAATTAGACATCAGTGGGTGTCTGGATtacccgtaactagtcgatctggagcTATTTTGAAAACGCCGATTTTACGTGAACGTTGGGAACTTAATAACGACGATGTAATTCTTCTAGAAAAGATAGGACGG GGTAACTTTGGAGATGTATATAAAGCGCAACTGAAAACTTGTAAGACTGAAGTGGCTGTAAAAACTTGTAAAGTAACATTGCCGGATGAACAGAAACGAAAGTTCTTGCAAGAAGGACGAATATTGAAGCAATACGATCATCCAAACATAGTAAAACTTATTGGAATATGCGTTCAGAAACAGCCTATCATGATCGTTATGGAATTAGTACCTG GTGGTTCGTTGTTAACTTATTTAAGGAAAAATGCTAGCAGCATCACGCAACAAGAACAGCTTCGTATGTGTAAAGATGCTGCGGCAGGTATGCGCTATTTGGAATCTAAATATTGTATTCATAGAGACTTAGCAGCCCGAAATTGTCTCGTAG GATACGAGTCCATAGTAAAAATTTCAGATTTTGGAATGTCACGGGAAGAGGAAGAGTACATAGTTTCAGACGGTATGAAACAAATTCCAATTAAATGGACtgcgccggaagcattaaatttTG GTAAATACACCTCCCTGTGCGATGTATGGAGCTATGGAGTTTTAACGTgggaaatattttcaaaaggtGGAAACCCTTATAGCGGAATGTCCAACTCGCAAGCTCGTGAGAAGATAGATGCAG GATATCGAATGCCAGCTCCAGAAAATACACCTGAAGAAATATATCGCCTAATGTTACGATGTTGGGAATACGAACCAGAGAAACGTCCTCATTTCGATCAGATATACACCGTCGTCGAGACTTTATCTCAAGCATATTTATGA
- the Nd-mlrq gene encoding NADH dehydrogenase (ubiquinone) MLRQ subunit, whose translation MAREKMQGLTIASLKKHPMLIPLFFCIGMGALGSTLYLMRLAFRNPDVTWFPKKNPEPWNEYKDKEYKFITLHHRGAKSPAPEY comes from the exons ATGGCTCGAGAGAAGATGCAAGGTCTTACGATAGCCAGCTTGAAAAAACACCCAATG TTGATTCCGTTGTTCTTTTGCATCGGAATGGGAGCACTCGGGTCGACATTGTACCTGATGCGACTCGCTTTTCGTAATCCCGACGTTACGTGGTTTCCAAAGAAAAATCCTGAACCATGGAATGAGTATAAGGACAAAGAATATAAG TTCATAACACTTCATCATCGCGGCGCAAAATCTCCGGCACCGGAATATTAA